The DNA segment GGCCATGATCGAGAACGCCTCGATGCCCCAGCAGCGCGAATGCCGCAGTTCCCTGGCGCGCATGCAGGAGGATGCCCAGGGGTTTGCCTTGAAGAGCCCAGCCATCCTGGTGATCGGCGCGGTAGCAGCCACAGCCGTGGAAGCCGCCTTGCTGGCAAGCGCCTGAGGCAAATGGCAGGCGAAAAAAAGCCCGGCCTAAGCCGGGCTTTTTTCTAGCACTCAGTAATTACTGAGCTTGAGCTTCAACCGACGCTTCTACACGACGGTTAACAGCGCGACCAGCTTCAGTTGCGTTGTCAGCAACTGGGCGGGATTCGCCGTAACCAACCGAAGTGATACGGCTAGGAGCTACGCCATCTTTAACCAGGACTTGCTTAACAGCGTCAGCACGACGCTGGGACAGCTTCTGGTTGTAGGCGTCTGGACCGACGGAGTCAGTGTGACCAGCAACTTCTACGTTGGTAGCTGGGTACTGAGCCATGAAGTCGGCCAGGTTTTTCACGTCGCCGTAGCTGTTAGGCTTAACAACGGCCTTGTCGAAGTCGAACTTCACGTCCAGCTCAACACGAACAACCTGAGCAACCGGAGCTTCTGGCTCTGGAACTGGCTCTGGAGCTGGTGCTGGGGTAGGAGCTGGAGCAGCTGCGCCAGCGTTACCGCCGAAGTTTACGCCCAGGCCGACCAGTGCGGAGTAGTCCCACTTGCCGTTGTCCAGACCGTAGTCAGCTTCAACACCGGCACGAGCGTACAGGTTGTTGGTGAAGTAGTACTTAACGCCGGTACCAACGGTAGCGAAAGTAGTCTGATCGCGACCGGTGTGGCCGTCAGCACGTACGTTGCCACGGCTCTGGTGACCGAAACCACCTTCTACGTATGGACGCAGGGAGTCGACGCCAGCTTGACCGAAGTGGTACTGAGCAACGAGGCTGCCGGTATCACCTTTGATCTTCTGGTTGCCAGTACCGTCAGTCGAACGGGTGTGGTTGGTCTTGTCGTAGGACAAGTTCAAGGACAGGTCGTCGGTCAGGAAGTAACCGATGCGAGCGCCAGGATTGAAGCCGTCTTCGATGTGCTTGACGCTATCGTTGTACTGCTTCTTGTAGAACAGCTCGCCTTCAACTGCGCCTTGGCCTTGTGCCAGAACGCCGAAAGAAGTAGCGGCAATAAGAGAACCAATGGCCAAGCCCAAGGTGTTTTTCAGTTTCATCCGTTAAATCCCCATCTGGTGATTGTAAAGCAGTCCCACATACCGGGGGACAACTCGGCGACAAGTCTAACAGAACTTGCCTACACGTAAGAGATATTTGCACCGAACTAAGTTTCAGTACTGTCCGCAAATTTCTCACGTAATTTATCAAGAGCACGTTTGTAACGCATTTTTGTAGCACTCAAACCCATATGCATAATGTCAGCAATTTCCTGAAATTCCAGTTCTGCGACAAATCGTAGCACCAGAATTTCCCGGTCAATTGGGTTCACATGCACCAACCAGCGATCAAGCCCGCCCTTCTCCTCGGGTGCCGGCGTCTTTTCTTCAGACGCCTCCTCAAGGGGGTCAAGGCTCAACGCGTCCATCAAGCGACGCTTTCGCCGTTCCTTACGATACTGCGTGATGCACTCGTTGTACGTGATGCTGTAGAGCCAGGTTTTGAACTTCGATTTACCCTCGAAGTTCTTCAGGCCATACAACACCTTGAGCATCACTTCCTGACAGACATCATCCGCATCACGATCGTTCCCTAAATACCTTGAACAAACGTTGAACAGAGTGCGTTGATACCTGCGCATCAATTCTTCGTACGCGCGTGTTACGTGAAACAGCTCCGTGTGCGCGCGCGCGACCAACTCCTCATCAGAGAGCTCACGGGGGTCATAGCGCGTGGACAGCGTTTGGGCTTTATTCAAAACAAGTCGTGCCGACAGTCAGGTCAATGTCCGCCACAGCCTGGATACCCAGGTTTGCGGCGGCGTACATTAGCAGGGTTACCGGGTTAGCGGCTATTGACCTGCTGTTCCAGCAGAACCCGATTGGACAGCGACACTAGTTCGCCATCATCGGTCAGCACCGTGGTTTTCACCGTACCGATCTCTTCAATCTGCCCTTCGACCTCGCCAACACGCACGTGTTGCCCCACCTGATACAACTCACGCACATAAATTCCCGCAAGAATCTGCCCGGCAATTCCCCGGCTTCCCAACCCCATGGCCAGCGCAACGGCCAGACCAACGGTAATCAAAACGATCACAATCACATGGTTAAGCAGGTCAGTCTTGACCTCCAGTTGACTGATCGCCACCGAAATACTGATGATGATCACCAGGCCCTGGGCAATTCGCCCCAGGCCGCCGGCATAGTCCAGGCCTACACCCTCGGCAGCGCCGCGCACCAGCCCATTGGCCAGTTGCGCCAGCAACACACCCACCAGCAACACCAGCGCGCCGCCGAATACTTTCGGCAAATACAGCGCAAGCATGTCGAGCGTAGCTGAAACTCGCTCAAGTCCAAGTGATTGCGCCGCAGAAACCAGAAAAATCAGCAAAACAAACCAATAGACGATCTTGCCGATCAGCGTAGAGATCGGCACTTGCAGCCCGGCGCGCCCCAGCAGCTTGGTCAACCCGGTGCCAGCCATCAGGCGATCGAGGCCCAGCTTGGCGAGTAATTTGGAGAGCAGGGTGTCGAGCAGCTTGGCCACGACAAAACCCAGCAATACCAGCACCAGCGCACCAAACAGGTTGGGAATGAAATTCGCCACCTTGGTCCACAACGCAGTCATTGCAGTGACCAGACTCTGTGTCCAGAGATCAAGTTCCATATTCAATCAGCCTTATCAGCAGTGCGAGCAATAGGTTTACGACGAGAAACAGGTGATACATGGGCCGAACCATTGTTCAGCGCCATCATCAGTGCCGGCACCCAGCGGCCGAGCAGACCAAACAGGTCGCCCGCGCCTACCTGGCGGTTGGCGGTTTTCAGCACGCGGCCCAGGCAAGCATCGTCGTCACGGTTGGACGGCGAAGCGTTAAGCATGTCACGCAAAGACTGTTCAAACGGATCGTGCATAGGGACCTCTCGCAAGTGAATTAAAAGACGAGGGCAAAATTCGTCGGGTCACATGACCCCTCCGACCGTTCAGGTCACGTTCAGGTCAAACCCAGCGTAAACGTCGAAACAACCACCATTGTCCAAGGGCCACCGACAGCATCAACAGGCAGGCCACCACGAATCCATAGGGACTCTCGGAGAACGGAATCCCCCCGACGTTGATCCCCAGCAAACCGGTCAGGAAACTCATCGGCAAAAAGATCCCGGTGATGATCCCGAAGCGGTACATGGTGCGGTTCATACGCACGCTCAAACGCCGATCCTCGGCCTCCAGCACCAGCCCCACGCGCTCCCGGCTCAGTTCCAGCTCTTCCAGGTAACGGGTCAGGCTGTTATTCAATTCATTCCAATAGTCGGCATCGTCATCGACAAACCAGGGCAATTTTATACGTGTCAGTTGCGCAAAAATATCCCGCTGCGGAGCCAGAAAACGCTTGAGCGCAGCAGCACGCCGACGGATCTGCAGGACGTTGCCATGTTCCGGTGTATACCGTTCGTCGGCATCCAGTTTTTCTTCTTCAATATCGACGATTTCAGACAGGTCGCTGACCAGATCCTGCACTTTATGAGTCAGGTACTGCGCCATGTACAAGATCAGCTCGGAAGCGCTCTTGGGGCCTTTTCCATCCGCCAACTGCACCAGCAACTCGTCGGTGGCGCGCAAGGGTCGTAGACGCAGGGAGATGACCCGTTCAGCCGCGGCGAAGATACGCACCGACACCATGTCTTCCGGCTCAGCCCCCGGATTGAGGTTGATCCCGCGCAGAAACAGCAGCAATTCGTCGTCCGGCAACGGCAACAGCCGCGGGCGGGTGTTCTCCTCCAGCAGCAGGTCACAGGCGAATTCGCTCAGGCCACTGGATTTGCGCAACCAGGTCTGGGTCTGGGGATGACTGCGGTCCCAATGCAGCCACAGGCTTTCCTGGGGCTGCAGTTGCAGGTCGTCAAGCTCGGTCCGGGCAATCGAACGCGCACCACCTTTACCGTCCAGCACCAGGGCATGCACCAGCCCCCACTGCGCGTTTTCTTCCTCGAACATCCTCACCCCATCGACTACTGCGGTTATTCCGGCATTTTCAGCGGGCTGGGCGAAACAATCACGCCGTTATTGTCGGCGTAGACATATTCGCCCGGACGGAATGTCACGCCAGCAAAAGTCACGGCCCCGCCCAGGTCGCCCACACCCTGGCGATGACTCTTTTTCGGGTGGCTGGCCAGGGCCTGCACGCCCAGGTCGGTCTGCGCCAACACGTCAACGTCACGCACACAACCGTAGATCACCAAGCCTTCCCAGCCATTTTTCGCCGCTCGATCAGCAATCATGTCGCCCAGCAAGGCGCAGCGCAGCGAACCACCACCGTCGACCACCAGCACTTTGCCGGTGCCGTCCAGCTCAGCCTGTTCCTTGACCCGGGAGTTGTCTTCAAAACACTTGACGGTCACGATCTGGCCGCCGAAGGAGTCCCGGCCACCAAAGTTGGCGAACATCGGCTCCAGCACCTGCACCAGGTCCGGGTAGGCGTCACACAGGTCGGGGGTAACGTAATGGTTCATCGAGAAGCTCCTGTCGGTGAAAGAAGGTGTCGAACATCCACAGCTACATCAGGAAAACGCATCGCAAGGGGCATTCTTTAAGCCCTGCCACTGCGCAGGCGACCATGATCAGACCCACCAGACCGTAACGCAATAGCCACTGCGCGACTGAATATGACCAAAACATCCCGAAGCGTCATATCTTAGCCGCAAGCCACCGCGAGTGAAACGCCCTTGGCAGAGCCTTTTCTCAGACGCTCTCGAGCACAGGCGCCTGCGAGCCGACCAAAGGTGTCAGTGGATCATTCAACCAACGCTGCACCAATGGCCATACTTCGGCCTGGGCGGCTTTGCTGACCAGCATTTCGACATGCCCGAAATCACCGCTGAACCCCTGCTTGCGCCCCAGGCACAGGTATTGGCGGTGCTCGCTGCCGACCTGGTCAAACAGCTTGCGGCAGGCCCAGTCCGGGTCTTGATGATCGCCTGCGGCACTCACTGCCAGCAGCGGCACATCGACCTCAGCCAGGCCTTTCCACCAGTCGCGCTCGGCATCGCCAAAACGCCCGAACAAACCGTGCCAGCGCATGCTTTCCAAGGCCAGGCCGATGGGCTCATCTTCCGGCCCACGCTTGAGCCGCGAACCGGAGAGTTGGGCAAAACGCTTCAAAATCAAGCGCCCTCCCCACTCCACCGGCGGAATTTTCAACGGCCAGTAAGTACGACTGACCTGGCAGCCAAACAGCGCCACCGACGCGACAGCCGGCGCGCCCAGATACTGGCCACCCAAGGCTGCCGCCAAAGTCGTACCACCCAGCGAGTGGCCGATCCAGTGCGGAATCTGCGCGCTTTGCTCACGCACAAAAGCAGCGATGGCTGGCAAGTCGTAACGAGCATAGTCGGCGACGCGATTCTTGGCGTAGTCGTGGTTACGTCGGGAAAGCCCGTGGCCGCGCATCTCCGGGATCCACACATCAAAGCCCTGGCGCGCCAGGTACGCCCCCAGGCCAATACCTTTGGGCGAATACCAGAACCGCCGATTGGAAAAGCTGCCATGCACCAACACCACCGGTATGCCACGGCTTTGCGCGACATCGGCCAGGCCCAGGCGTGTCACCGCCAGTTCTACGGTGCCATCCGGGCTGTTGCCAGGCTTGAGGCGATAGACATCTTCACTCAGGTCGCCACGACGCTCAGCGCTGATCAAGGCGACGGGAAACAGGTTGCTGCTGCTTTGCATAATGTTCTTGCACAAAAAAGGGCGGCGTCCGGTAGGAGTTCCGCCCTGTACAGAATGAGAAATGCCGGCCTGCCACACTGGCTGGCCGGCAAATGGCAATTACGCCGAGGCTTGACCTTCAGCCAGGAAGAACCAGGTTTCCAGCACGGAATCGGGGTTCAGCGAGACGCTTTCGATGCCCTGTTCCATCAGCCATTTGGCCAGGTCCGGGTGATCGGAAGGGCCTTGGCCGCAGATCCCGATGTACTTGCCGGCCTTGTTACAGGCCTGGATGGCGTTGGCCAGCAGCTTCTTGACCGCAGGGTTACGCTCGTCAAACAGGTGCGCGATGATCCCGGAGTCGCGATCCAGGCCCAGGGTCAACTGGGTCAGGTCGTTGGAGCCGATGGAGAAACCGTCGAAGAACTCCAGGAACTCTTCGGCGAGGATGGCGTTGGACGGCAGCTCGCACATCATGATCACGCGCAGGCCGTTTTCACCACGGGTCAGACCGTTCTCGGCCAGCAGGTCAACGACCTGGCTCGCTTCGCCCAGGGTGCGCACAAAGGGCACCATTATCTCGACGTTGGTCAGGCCCATCTCGTTGCGCACACGCTTGAGGGCGCGGCACTCAAGCTCGAAGCAATCGCGGAATGCTTCGCTGATATAACGCGAGGCGCCACGGAAGCCCAGCATCGGGTTCTCTTCTTCCGGCTCGTAAAGCTTGCCGCCGATCAGGTTCGCGTATTCGTTGGACTTGAAGTCCGACAGGCGCACGATGACTTTCTTCGGCCAGAACGCCGCCGCCAGGGTGCTGATGCCTTCCACCAGCTTCTCGACGTAGAAACCTACCGGATCGTTGTAGCCGGCAATGCGCTTGTCGACGCTGTCCTTGATTTCCACCGGCAGGCCGTCGTAGTTCAACAGGGCCTTGGGGTGCACGCCGATCATGCGGTTGATGATGAATTCCAGGCGGGCCAGGCCCACACCGGCGTTCGGCAACTGCGCAAAATCAAAGGCGCGGTCGGGGTTGCCGACGTTCATCATGATCTTGAACGGCAGGTCGGGCATGGCGTCGATGGAGTTTTGCTTGATATCGAAGCCCAGCTCACCTTCAAAGATGAAGCCGGTATCGCCTTCGGCGCAGGAAACGGTAACGCCCTGGCCGTCCTTGAGCAATTGGGTGGCGTTGCCACAACCGACAACCGCTGGGATCCCCAGTTCACGGGCGATGATCGCCGCGTGGCAGGTACGCCCGCCACGGTTGGTGACGATGGCGCTGGCGCGCTTCATCACCGGTTCCCAGTCCGGGTCGGTCATGTCGGAGACCAGCACGTCACCTGGCTGGACCTTGTCCATCTCGGACACGTCCTTGATGATCCGCACCTTGCCCGCGCCGATGCGCTGGCCGATGGCACGGCCTTCCACCAGCACGGTGCCGGTTTCTTTCAACAGGTAGCGTTCCATGACATTGGCCGAAGTACGGCTTTTCACGGTTTCCGGGCGGGCCTGGACGATGTACAGCTTGCCGTCGTCGCCATCCTTGGCCCATTCGATGTCCATCGGGCACTTGTAGTGCTTCTCGATGATCATCGCCTGCTTGGCCAATTCGCTGACTTCGGCATCGCTGAGGCAGAAACGCGCACGCTCGGCCTTGTCGACATCAACGGTTTTCACCGAGCGACCGGCCTTGGCCTCGTCGCCGTAGATCATCTTGATAGCCTTGCTGCCCAGGTTGCGGCGCAGGATCGCCGGGCGGCCGGCTTCAAGGGTGTGCTTGTGCACGTAGAACTCGTCCGGGTTGACCGCGCCTTGTACGACGGTTTCGCCCAGGCCGTAGGCGCCGGTAATAAATACCACGTCACGGAAGCCCGATTCGGTGTCCAGGGTGAACATCACGCCGGCCGTCCCGGTTTCCGAACGCACCATGCGCTGCACGCCGGCAGACAGGGCCACCAGTTTGTGGTCGAAACCCTGGTGCACACGGTAGGAAATAGCGCGATCGTTGAACAGCGAGGCAAATACTTCCTTGGCTGCACGGATGACGTTTTCCACGCCACGGATATTCAGGAAGGTTTCCTGCTGGCCGGCGAAGGAGGCGTCGGGCAAGTCTTCGGCGGTGGCCGAGGAGCGCACGGCGACAGCCATGTCCGGGTTGCCGGCCGACAGGGTGGCGAAGGCGGTGCGAATTTCTGCGTTGAGCTTCTCGGGGAACTCGGCTTCCATGATCCACTGACGGATCTGTGCGCCGGTCTTGGCCAGGGCGTTGACGTCATCGACGTCGAGCGCGTCCAGGGCAGCGTGGATCTGGTCGTTGAGGCCGCTCAGTTCGAGGAAATCGCGGTATGCCTGGGCGGTGGTGGCGAAACCACCGGGCACCGAAACACCAGCGCCCGCAAGATTACTGATCATCTCGCCGAGGGATGCGTTCTTGCCCCCCACATGCTCTACATCATGGACGCCGAGCTTATCGAGGGAAACTACGTACTCTACCAAGGTGATCTCTCCACTAACTGTGTTGGAAAAGCTCAGGGCGCCGGTGGCTCAGTAGGAGCATTTACCGGCGTTTGTGGCCTGGACCTGGAAAATAAGTGAGAATGCAGCCCACTGTGGGGCGGCAAAACCGCGCCTATCATATCCAAGATTCGTCATCAGCTTAAGGCCCAAGGCTCAAATGAAACGATCTGCTTTCTTTATCTCCGACGGCACCGGCATTACCGCCGAAACCCTGGGTCAAAGCCTGCTCGCGCAGTTCGAAAGCATCACCTTCGCCAAATTCACCCGGCCTTATATCGATAACGTGGATAAAGCGCGGGCCATGGTACAACAAATCAATCTGGCCGCCGAAAAAGACGGTATGCGCCCGATCATTTTCGACACCATCGTCAATCAGGACATCCGTGAGATCCTCGCGACCTCCAATGGTTTCATGATCGACATCTTCTCGACCTTCCTCGCGCCCCTGGAACAGGAGCTGAGTGAACATTCCTCATACTCCGTGGGCAAGTCCCATTCCATTGGCCATAACTCCAACTACATGGAGCGGATCGAGGCGGTCAACTTCGCCCTGGACAACGACGACGGCGCCCGCACCCACTACTACGACAAGGCCGACCTGATCCTGGTCGGCGTGTCGCGCTGCGGCAAGACCCCGACCTGCCTGTACATGGCCATGCAATTCGGCATCCGTGCGGCCAACTACCCGCTGACCGAAGACGATATGGAACGCCTGCAACTGCCGGCGGTGCTGCGCACCCATCAGCACAAGCTGTTTGGCCTGACCATCGACCCGGACCGGCTGACGGCGATCCGTAACGAACGCAAGCCCAACAGCCGTTATTCGAGCTATGCCCAGTGCGAGTTCGAGGTCCGGGAAGTGGAAAATCTGTTCCGCCGGGAAAACATTGCGCACATCAATTCCACGCACTTTTCGGTGGAAGAGATTTCGGCAAAGATCCTTGTGGAAAAGGGTGTTGAGCGGCGCTTCAAATAACCTGTGGCGAGCGGGCTTGCCCGCGTTGGGCTGCGAAGCAGCCCTAAATAGAGAAGAACACGGTACACCAGACACTCATCGGGGCCTGGTTTTGGGGCTGCTGCGCAGCCCAACGCGGGC comes from the Pseudomonas shahriarae genome and includes:
- a CDS encoding OmpA family protein translates to MKLKNTLGLAIGSLIAATSFGVLAQGQGAVEGELFYKKQYNDSVKHIEDGFNPGARIGYFLTDDLSLNLSYDKTNHTRSTDGTGNQKIKGDTGSLVAQYHFGQAGVDSLRPYVEGGFGHQSRGNVRADGHTGRDQTTFATVGTGVKYYFTNNLYARAGVEADYGLDNGKWDYSALVGLGVNFGGNAGAAAPAPTPAPAPEPVPEPEAPVAQVVRVELDVKFDFDKAVVKPNSYGDVKNLADFMAQYPATNVEVAGHTDSVGPDAYNQKLSQRRADAVKQVLVKDGVAPSRITSVGYGESRPVADNATEAGRAVNRRVEASVEAQAQ
- a CDS encoding alpha/beta fold hydrolase, yielding MQSSSNLFPVALISAERRGDLSEDVYRLKPGNSPDGTVELAVTRLGLADVAQSRGIPVVLVHGSFSNRRFWYSPKGIGLGAYLARQGFDVWIPEMRGHGLSRRNHDYAKNRVADYARYDLPAIAAFVREQSAQIPHWIGHSLGGTTLAAALGGQYLGAPAVASVALFGCQVSRTYWPLKIPPVEWGGRLILKRFAQLSGSRLKRGPEDEPIGLALESMRWHGLFGRFGDAERDWWKGLAEVDVPLLAVSAAGDHQDPDWACRKLFDQVGSEHRQYLCLGRKQGFSGDFGHVEMLVSKAAQAEVWPLVQRWLNDPLTPLVGSQAPVLESV
- the sigX gene encoding RNA polymerase sigma factor SigX; protein product: MNKAQTLSTRYDPRELSDEELVARAHTELFHVTRAYEELMRRYQRTLFNVCSRYLGNDRDADDVCQEVMLKVLYGLKNFEGKSKFKTWLYSITYNECITQYRKERRKRRLMDALSLDPLEEASEEKTPAPEEKGGLDRWLVHVNPIDREILVLRFVAELEFQEIADIMHMGLSATKMRYKRALDKLREKFADSTET
- the ppsA gene encoding phosphoenolpyruvate synthase; amino-acid sequence: MVEYVVSLDKLGVHDVEHVGGKNASLGEMISNLAGAGVSVPGGFATTAQAYRDFLELSGLNDQIHAALDALDVDDVNALAKTGAQIRQWIMEAEFPEKLNAEIRTAFATLSAGNPDMAVAVRSSATAEDLPDASFAGQQETFLNIRGVENVIRAAKEVFASLFNDRAISYRVHQGFDHKLVALSAGVQRMVRSETGTAGVMFTLDTESGFRDVVFITGAYGLGETVVQGAVNPDEFYVHKHTLEAGRPAILRRNLGSKAIKMIYGDEAKAGRSVKTVDVDKAERARFCLSDAEVSELAKQAMIIEKHYKCPMDIEWAKDGDDGKLYIVQARPETVKSRTSANVMERYLLKETGTVLVEGRAIGQRIGAGKVRIIKDVSEMDKVQPGDVLVSDMTDPDWEPVMKRASAIVTNRGGRTCHAAIIARELGIPAVVGCGNATQLLKDGQGVTVSCAEGDTGFIFEGELGFDIKQNSIDAMPDLPFKIMMNVGNPDRAFDFAQLPNAGVGLARLEFIINRMIGVHPKALLNYDGLPVEIKDSVDKRIAGYNDPVGFYVEKLVEGISTLAAAFWPKKVIVRLSDFKSNEYANLIGGKLYEPEEENPMLGFRGASRYISEAFRDCFELECRALKRVRNEMGLTNVEIMVPFVRTLGEASQVVDLLAENGLTRGENGLRVIMMCELPSNAILAEEFLEFFDGFSIGSNDLTQLTLGLDRDSGIIAHLFDERNPAVKKLLANAIQACNKAGKYIGICGQGPSDHPDLAKWLMEQGIESVSLNPDSVLETWFFLAEGQASA
- the rraA gene encoding ribonuclease E activity regulator RraA, which encodes MNHYVTPDLCDAYPDLVQVLEPMFANFGGRDSFGGQIVTVKCFEDNSRVKEQAELDGTGKVLVVDGGGSLRCALLGDMIADRAAKNGWEGLVIYGCVRDVDVLAQTDLGVQALASHPKKSHRQGVGDLGGAVTFAGVTFRPGEYVYADNNGVIVSPSPLKMPE
- a CDS encoding zinc transporter ZntB yields the protein MFEEENAQWGLVHALVLDGKGGARSIARTELDDLQLQPQESLWLHWDRSHPQTQTWLRKSSGLSEFACDLLLEENTRPRLLPLPDDELLLFLRGINLNPGAEPEDMVSVRIFAAAERVISLRLRPLRATDELLVQLADGKGPKSASELILYMAQYLTHKVQDLVSDLSEIVDIEEEKLDADERYTPEHGNVLQIRRRAAALKRFLAPQRDIFAQLTRIKLPWFVDDDADYWNELNNSLTRYLEELELSRERVGLVLEAEDRRLSVRMNRTMYRFGIITGIFLPMSFLTGLLGINVGGIPFSESPYGFVVACLLMLSVALGQWWLFRRLRWV
- a CDS encoding mechanosensitive ion channel family protein, whose amino-acid sequence is MELDLWTQSLVTAMTALWTKVANFIPNLFGALVLVLLGFVVAKLLDTLLSKLLAKLGLDRLMAGTGLTKLLGRAGLQVPISTLIGKIVYWFVLLIFLVSAAQSLGLERVSATLDMLALYLPKVFGGALVLLVGVLLAQLANGLVRGAAEGVGLDYAGGLGRIAQGLVIIISISVAISQLEVKTDLLNHVIVIVLITVGLAVALAMGLGSRGIAGQILAGIYVRELYQVGQHVRVGEVEGQIEEIGTVKTTVLTDDGELVSLSNRVLLEQQVNSR
- the ppsR gene encoding posphoenolpyruvate synthetase regulatory kinase/phosphorylase PpsR, producing MKRSAFFISDGTGITAETLGQSLLAQFESITFAKFTRPYIDNVDKARAMVQQINLAAEKDGMRPIIFDTIVNQDIREILATSNGFMIDIFSTFLAPLEQELSEHSSYSVGKSHSIGHNSNYMERIEAVNFALDNDDGARTHYYDKADLILVGVSRCGKTPTCLYMAMQFGIRAANYPLTEDDMERLQLPAVLRTHQHKLFGLTIDPDRLTAIRNERKPNSRYSSYAQCEFEVREVENLFRRENIAHINSTHFSVEEISAKILVEKGVERRFK